From the Chiloscyllium plagiosum isolate BGI_BamShark_2017 chromosome 16, ASM401019v2, whole genome shotgun sequence genome, one window contains:
- the c16h11orf96 gene encoding uncharacterized protein C11orf96 homolog: MAAGKQGEVVGICTSYQAVMPSYAGITEEYPQSLRRQLQKSKLKPRRAREARFKTQPVTFDEIQEVEEEGVSALEEEKAKKSFLQSLECLRRSAQNSRVHKSSLSNSKLRYSLDSSDSDSAH; the protein is encoded by the coding sequence ATGGCAGCGGGCAAACAGGGCGAGGTGGTGGGTATCTGCACCAGCTACCAGGCGGTGATGCCCAGCTACGCCGGGATCACCGAGGAGTACCCGCAGTCGCTGCGCCGTCAGCTGCAGAAGAGCAAGCTGAAGCCGCGGAGAGCCAGGGAGGCCCGCTTCAAGACCCAGCCGGTCACCTTCGACGAGAtccaggaggtggaggaggaaggGGTCTCGGCGCTGGAGGAGGAGAAAGCCAAGAAGTCCTTCTTGCAGTCGCTGGAGTGTCTCCGGAGGAGCGCGCAGAACTCGCGGGTGCACAAGTCGAGCCTGAGCAACTCCAAGCTGCGGTACAGCCTGGACTCCAGCGACTCAGATTCCGCCCATTGA